The Desulfolucanica intricata genome has a segment encoding these proteins:
- the cobK gene encoding precorrin-6A reductase, with amino-acid sequence MLLILYGTKEARELMHLLLSNNYQVYGAAATEYGLELAKQDGALDVFFVVPKRNDLKKLLIDKRVQVVIDASQPFSSELSGITSQVCQQNKICYIRLQRKETKLPEHPLIYPVSSWTEAAIKASELGKTVFLTTGSNNLETFVNSKVMQGKRIVVRVLPEHRVVKKCQDLGLKPKDIVALHGPFSTKFNRSIFKAYRADVIVTKDSGPSSGTNNKILAALDLKIPVVVIKRDVTGDKNVVYNYKEILNLLRQTYAKN; translated from the coding sequence ATGCTTTTAATATTATATGGAACAAAAGAAGCAAGGGAACTGATGCATCTATTATTGTCAAACAATTATCAAGTCTATGGGGCCGCCGCTACTGAGTATGGTTTGGAACTTGCCAAACAAGACGGAGCCTTAGATGTTTTTTTTGTTGTTCCTAAAAGAAACGATCTAAAAAAATTATTAATAGATAAACGTGTGCAGGTTGTTATAGACGCTTCTCAACCTTTTTCCAGTGAATTATCAGGTATAACCAGTCAAGTATGTCAGCAAAATAAAATTTGTTATATTCGCCTCCAGCGCAAGGAGACTAAATTGCCGGAACATCCATTGATTTATCCCGTAAGTTCTTGGACTGAAGCAGCTATAAAGGCGTCAGAATTAGGGAAAACTGTATTTCTAACTACCGGTAGCAACAATTTAGAAACCTTTGTCAATTCTAAAGTCATGCAGGGTAAAAGAATTGTTGTGCGGGTTTTACCGGAACATCGGGTTGTGAAAAAATGTCAGGACTTGGGTCTTAAGCCTAAAGATATTGTTGCTTTACATGGCCCGTTTTCTACTAAGTTTAATCGTTCGATTTTTAAAGCTTACCGTGCAGATGTAATTGTAACCAAGGATAGTGGGCCTTCCAGTGGAACAAATAATAAAATCTTAGCTGCATTAGACCTAAAAATACCGGTAGTGGTAATTAAGCGTGACGTAACCGGTGACAAAAACGTAGTTTATAATTATAAAGAGATATTAAATTTGTTGCGGCAAACTTATGCTAAAAATTAA